Proteins encoded in a region of the Flavobacteriaceae bacterium HL-DH10 genome:
- a CDS encoding ABC transporter ATP-binding protein, giving the protein MSNLLEVKEVSKKFGDFTALNNISISVPKGSIFGLLGPNGAGKTTLIRIVNQITMPDSGAVLLDGELLNDAHIRDIGYLPEERGLYKSMKVGEQALYLAQLKGLSKTEARARLKYWFERLEIGDWWNKKIQELSKGMAQKIQFIVTVLHQPKLLIFDEPFSGFDPINANLIKDEILRLRDNGATIVFSTHRMESVEELCDDIALINKSNKLIEGKLIDIKRQYKINTFEVGIKTRDSGILKHELSEKFEVNPANFKTLDNELKLNIKLSGSHTPNDLLNYLTSKGEVSHFVELIPSVNDIFIQTVKNN; this is encoded by the coding sequence ATGAGTAACTTATTAGAAGTTAAAGAAGTTTCTAAAAAATTTGGAGACTTTACAGCACTTAATAATATATCAATATCAGTTCCTAAAGGTAGTATATTTGGGTTGTTAGGACCTAATGGTGCGGGTAAGACAACATTGATACGTATAGTTAATCAAATAACAATGCCAGATTCTGGAGCTGTACTTTTAGACGGTGAATTACTTAACGATGCACATATAAGAGATATTGGTTATTTGCCAGAAGAGCGTGGTTTGTATAAATCAATGAAGGTTGGCGAGCAAGCTTTGTATTTAGCGCAATTAAAAGGGCTTAGTAAAACTGAAGCAAGAGCGCGTTTAAAATACTGGTTTGAACGTTTAGAAATTGGAGATTGGTGGAACAAGAAAATTCAAGAACTGTCAAAAGGGATGGCTCAAAAAATTCAATTTATTGTTACCGTATTGCATCAACCAAAGTTATTGATTTTTGACGAACCATTTTCGGGCTTCGACCCTATAAATGCTAATTTAATTAAAGATGAAATTTTACGTTTAAGAGATAATGGAGCGACTATTGTTTTTTCAACTCATAGAATGGAATCTGTGGAAGAGTTATGTGATGATATTGCATTAATCAATAAATCTAACAAACTTATTGAAGGTAAGTTAATTGATATAAAACGCCAATATAAAATTAATACGTTTGAAGTTGGTATAAAAACTAGAGATAGCGGTATTTTAAAACATGAATTATCTGAAAAGTTTGAGGTAAATCCAGCTAATTTTAAAACTTTAGACAACGAATTAAAACTAAACATTAAGTTGTCTGGTAGTCATACACCAAACGATTTATTAAACTATTTAACATCTAAAGGCGAGGTGTCTCATTTTGTAGAACTCATTCCAAGTGTCAACGATATTTTTATTCAAACTGTAAAGAATAATTAA